From Scatophagus argus isolate fScaArg1 chromosome 10, fScaArg1.pri, whole genome shotgun sequence, a single genomic window includes:
- the si:ch211-125o16.4 gene encoding neuroblast differentiation-associated protein AHNAK — MSEDNKNRSFSESLVLDDSEKGVIITRITDEQIAAKSGLQAGDEIVAATIHLDHLDKNEVLNILKVLEPYDNNMKVLTKKELSASAGLGSFGLGLKNPGEMLTINNDLSMDASAEAPVVSLDGQSGKLNSAQGLGTEISAPILNGDLPNLNKPSTDAGAKFTMPSLGLTDPGIKGDLDGPLKAPDVKVSTPQLNTPSASLDIEKPEMKTGNLKHKTPKFMMPHFNLPQLETPKAEMDVSGDVDLPSVSGNLDTADLNLLVPELDLKSSDLDLNRPNAHLNGPDVNLQIPNTEVPSGKIKWPHLKWKGPKVKGPDANLNADLSAPDASLSTSMIEGDVSTPDIDISLPKADIKGPDLDVQTPNLETDTGKINWPHLKWKKPKLHSTKADLDLDANLNTPDISVPKVEGGINAPDVDVNLPKADLTCPDLDMQTPTIDVEAPPGKINWPHLKWKKPKGPRADLNIDADPNLNLSTPNIEGDINVPNAEMNLPKAGIKGPDVDVQVPDNDIDALSGKINWPHLKWKKPKLHSPKADMDFNADLSTPDADLSVPKIDGEISTPDIDLNLPKADVDAKAPDVNIEAPSGKVKFPTLKKPRFLFSGPKVKSPDVDFDADVKAPDLSLCPQASLDGPDVDLNLPKADVDVKAPNVDIEPPSGKFKWPTLKKPKLSLSGPKVNGPDVDLDADISTPDLSLSAPKIDGEINAPDLNLPKADLEGPKLDVNAPNVEGLSGKFKWFNIKKPKFGTLKGPKADIDADLNVPDVELKAPNMDLSAPDFNFSAPKTEGCIEAPDLNIGMPNADLKVPDVDLNVPDLDLDTPDGKLNEPKFKLPKFKLPKVKGPELDADLKAPDLSLSASKVEGGFDAPNLDINLPKADPKGPDVDLQSSKVDVSAGKFKLPKVDADLKTSDLDFSATTITGDLTTPDLDLDADLKKDIDLSGPQTNISLVDLNLSPSKIKGPDVDPNFPKADVKGASQDLTKADLQVPDLNLKAPDFSLFSPKMNENLSAPNKDIIVPKDEVKSPQLKSPDLDFDSHLGDFKLPHFKLPNLGLSSAEVEVPSIHPSVESGIEAPKANIGVPKADANISVPVVDLSLPEVEGDMKASKIDVKAPNLDANLEKSKLPHFKLPKLNFSGSNIKAREADTSANLEVLSDVKVKGPSVGGEISSPHVSASVPEVKASLNNPEMDITAEADAEVKSSPKTKLRWPFKWGLKSSSGTDEEGSGVDSDTDVPNTEVEVPAFKFHKLPRNSIDGTGEIGDNLGLSKLDTEAKDYVFSKGIRLPIVNATSKIGEKVDIMERLKIAKEKAPLANISPTEAKTDTDLKLATPSLDVFTETADFSLVRGGTFKVEKQESVLGLVAPEISTLEENDKLSLSLSNMLGLNIKDSDAD, encoded by the exons ATG AGTGAAGACAATAAGAATAGAAGTTTCTCAGAAAGCCTGGTTCTGGATGACTCAGAGAAAGGAGTCATCATCACCAGAATCACAGATGAACAAATCGCTGCAAAGAGTGGCCTGCAAGCAG GGGATGAAATTGTTGCAGCCACTATACATCTAGACCATCTCGACAAAAATGAAGTGCTGAACATCCTGAAGGTCCTGGAGCCATATGATAACAACATGAAGGTTCTAACAAAAAAGGAGCTGAGTGCCAGTGCTGGCCTTGGCTCCTTTGGATTAGGTCTCAAAAATCCTGGAGAG ATGCTCACCATAAACAACGATCTGTCAATGGATGCATCAGCTGAGGCACCAGTTGTCTCCCTTGATGGCCAGAGTGGAAAATTAAATTCTGCGCAAGGGTTGGGGACTGAAATAAGTGCTCCCATCCTCAATGGAGACCTTCCTAATCTAAATAAGCCCTCAACGGATGCTGGTGCCAAATTCACAATGCCCTCATTAGGACTGACAGATCCAGGTATAAAAGGAGATCTGGATGGCCCCCTCAAAGCTCCTGATGTCAAGGTCTCAACTCCTCAGCTCAACACTCCCAGTGCCTCGCTTGACATCGAGAAACCAGAAATGAAAACTGGCAACCTAAAACACAAGACCCCAAAATTCATGATGCCACACTTCAATCTGCCTCAACTTGAAACACCAAAAGCAGAAATGGATGTTTCCGGTGATGTAGATCTCCCTTCTGTCAGTGGAAATCTAGACACAGCAGACCTCAATCTGTTGGTTCCAGAATTAGATCTTAAAAGTTCAGATTTGGACCTAAATAGGCCAAATGCTCATCTGAATGGTCCCGACGTAAACTTACAAATACCAAACACTGAGGTACCCTCAGGAAAAATCAAATGGCCCCATCTCAAATGGAAAGGTCCCAAAGTTAAAGGACCAGATGCCAACTTAAATGCTGACTTGTCTGCACCTGATGCCAGCCTCTCCACATCAATGATTGAGGGGGATGTAAGTACACCAGATATTGATATTAGCTTACCCAAAGCTGACATCAAAGGCCCTGATCTAGATGTTCAAACCCCAAATCTTGAAACCGATACTGGTAAAATAAACTGGCCTCATTTGAAGTGGAAGAAACCCAAACTTCATAGCACAAAAGCTGATCTGGATTTAGATGCAAATCTGAACACACCAGATATCTCTGTTCCAAAAGTGGAGGGTGGAATAAATGCCCCAGATGTAGATGTAAATTTGCCAAAAGCTGACCTTACATGCCCTGATTTGGACATGCAAACCCCAACTATTGATGTAGAGGCTCCACCTGGTAAAATCAACTGGCCTCATCTGAAATGGAAGAAGCCCAAAGGCCCAAGAGCAGACTTAAACATAGATGCAGACCCAAATTTAAATCTCTCAACTCCAAACATTGAGGGTGACATAAATGTACCCAATGCAGAGATGAATCTCCCAAAAGCTGGCATAAAAGGTCCTGACGTAGATGTTCAGGTCCCAGACAATGACATAGATGCTCTGTCAGGGAAAATTAACTGGCCTCATCTGAAGTGGAAGAAACCAAAACTTCATAGCCCCAAAGCTGATATGGATTTTAATGCAGATCTGAGCACACCAGATGCTGATCTCTCTGTTCCAAAAATTGATGGTGAGATTAGTACACCAGATATTGATCTGAATTTACCAAAAGCTGATGTTGATGCTAAAGCACCAGATGTTAACATAGAGGCCCCTTCTGGAAAAGTCAAATTCCCAACACTCAAAAAGCCAAGGTTCCTGTTTTCTGGGCCAAAGGTGAAATCCCCAGATGTTGACTTTGATGCTGATGTGAAAGCGCCTGACCTCAGCCTCTGTCCTCAGGCATCACTAGATGGACCTGATGTTGATCTGAATTTACCCAAAGCAGATGTTGACGTTAAAGCACCAAATGTTGACATCGAGCCTCCCTCTGGGAAGTTCAAATGGCCCACTCTTAAAAAGCCAAAGCTGTCACTCTCAGGTCCTAAGGTTAATGGTCCAGATGTTGATTTAGATGCTGATATTTCGACCCCCGACTTGAGTCTCTCAGCTCCAAAGATAGATGGTGAGATAAATGCACCAGATCTAAACTTACCAAAAGCTGACCTGGAAGGCCCCAAGTTAGACGTTAATGCTCCAAATGTTGAAGGTCTGTCTGGAAAATTCAAATGGTTCAACATCAAGAAACCAAAATTCGGCACACTTAAGGGTCCAAAGGCTGATATTGATGCTGATCTGAATGTACCAGATGTAGAACTAAAGGCACCTAACATGGATTTGAGTGCACCAGATTTCAATTTTTCAGCACCCAAAACTGAGGGCTGTATTGAGGCTCCAGACCTTAATATCGGTATGCCTAATGCTGATCTCAAAGTTCCAGATGTAGATCTTAATGTTCCAGATCTTGATCTTGACACACCTGATGGTAAGCTTAATGAACCCAAATTTAAATTACCAAAATTCAAATTGCCAAAAGTGAAGGGTCCTGAATTAGATGCTGATCTAAAAGCACCAGATCTCTCTTTATCTGCATCAAAAGTTGAAGGTGGTTTTGATGCACCAAATCTTGACATTAATTTGCCAAAAGCTGACCCCAAAGGCCCTGATGTGGACCTTCAATCTTCAAAAGTTGATGTCTCAGCTGGAAAATTCAAGCTGCCCAAAGTTGATGCTGACCTCAAGACTTCAGATCTGGATTTTTCTGCCACCACAATTACAGGAGATCTCACTACACCAGATCTAGATCTGGATGCTGATTTGAAAAAAGATATTGACCTTTCAGGCCCCCAAACTAACATCAGTTTAGTAGACTTAAATCTTTCACCATCAAAGATTAAGGGTCCAGATGTGGACCCTAACTTTCCCAAAGCTGATGTAAAGGGAGCAAGTCAGGATTTAACAAAAGCAGACCTCCAGGTACCTGATCTCAACTTGAAAGCACCAGATTTCAGCCTGTTTTCaccaaaaatgaatgaaaacctcTCAGCACCAAACAAAGACATCATAGTGCCAAAGGATGAAGTGAAATCACCACAATTAAAATCACCAGATCTTGATTTTGATTCCCATTTGGGTGACTTTAAATTGCCTCATTTTAAGCTTCCAAACCTTGGTCTTTCAAGTGCTGAAGTAGAGGTTCCCAGTATTCATCCTTCAGTTGAGTCTGGAATAGAGGCACCAAAGGCCAACATAGGTGTTCCTAAAGCAGATGCCAACATCTCTGTTCCTGTGGTAGACTTGAGTCTACCAGAGGTAGAGGGAGATATGAAAGCATCCAAAATAGACGTGAAAGCCCCAAATTTAGATGCCAATCTTGAAAAGTCCAAATTGCCACATTTTAAGCTTCCAAAGCTTAACTTTTCAGGTTCTAACATAAAAGCGCGAGAGGCTGATACCAGTGCAAATCTTGAAGTCTTATCCGATGTTAAGGTCAAAGGTCCCAGTGTTGGAGGAGAAATCAGTTCACCTCATGTCAGTGCCTCTGTTCCTGAAGTGAAGGCTAGTCTCAACAACCCTGAAATGGATATCACAGCTGAAGCAGATGCTGAAGTTAAAAGTTCTCCAAAAACTAAGCTAAGATGGCCTTTCAAATGGGGATTAAAATCTAGTTCAGGTACAGATGAAGAAGGAAGTGGTGTTGACTCTGACACTGATGTACCTAACACTGAAGTGGAGGTTCCTGCATTCAAATTCCATAAACTACCCAGGAACAGCATTGATGGTACTGGAGAAATTGGTGATAACCTTGGCTTATCAAAGCTTGACACAGAGGCAAAGGATTATGTTTTCAGCAAAGGAATCCGCTTGCCAATAGTGAATGCAACATCAAAGATAGGAGAAAAGGTTGACATTATGGAGAgattaaaaatagcaaaagaaaaagcaccTTTAGCTAACATCTCACCAACTGAAGCAAAAACTGATACTGATCTAAAGCTTGCCACGCCAAGTCTAGATGTCTTTACAGAAACAGCAGATTTCTCTTTGGTTAGAGGAGGTACTTTCAAAGTGGAAAAGCAAGAGTCTGTTCTGGGCCTCGTAGCCCCAGAAATTTCAACGTTAgaggaaaatgacaaattgtcGTTGAGCCTCTCCAATATGCTTGGCCTTAATATTAAAGATTCAGATGCTGACTGA